A single genomic interval of Tsukamurella paurometabola harbors:
- a CDS encoding hemolysin family protein, translating into MASALITVGAIVGFLALTVGTALFVAAEFSLTALEKSTIDADVRDRGDRRSKQVQHAHRTLSFQLSGAQLGITITTLVTGYLAEPVLSKFLRPALEWTGMPEVWSAALTLILALVIATSLSMVLGELAPKNLAIARPLQTARLTAGAQSLFSSTFRFAISFLNRSANALVRRLGIEPAEELSSARSAQELSALVRNSAAQGAIDEMTAELVGRSLEFGELTAEELMTPRQRIHSLDADDTVADLVALSIESGHSRFPVVRGDLDDTIGLVHVKQALTVPADRRATVAVSDIATAAPVVPATLDGDALMEQLRANGLQMALVVDEYGGSAGIVTVEDLIEEIVGDVRDEHDANEPVDVQRTDDGYLCSGLLRVDELERDTGYRAPEGDYDTLGGLVMFLLGRVPAVGDRVALPHHPSVEDDDVAPPQWSARVARMDGRRVDLVELTHE; encoded by the coding sequence ATGGCTAGCGCGCTGATCACGGTCGGCGCCATCGTCGGCTTCCTCGCGCTGACCGTGGGTACCGCGCTGTTCGTGGCGGCGGAGTTCTCGCTCACCGCGCTCGAGAAGTCGACGATCGACGCCGACGTGCGCGACCGCGGGGACCGCCGCTCCAAGCAGGTCCAGCACGCGCACCGCACGCTCTCCTTCCAACTGTCGGGCGCGCAGCTGGGCATCACGATCACCACCCTGGTCACGGGCTACCTGGCCGAGCCGGTGCTGTCGAAGTTCCTACGCCCCGCGCTGGAGTGGACGGGTATGCCGGAGGTGTGGTCGGCGGCGCTCACGCTGATCCTGGCCCTGGTCATCGCGACATCGCTGTCGATGGTGCTCGGTGAGCTCGCGCCGAAGAACCTCGCGATCGCCCGGCCCCTGCAGACCGCGCGGCTGACCGCGGGCGCGCAATCGCTGTTCTCGTCGACCTTCCGGTTCGCGATCTCCTTCCTCAACCGCTCCGCGAACGCGTTGGTGCGCAGGCTGGGCATCGAGCCCGCCGAGGAGCTGAGTTCGGCGCGCTCCGCGCAGGAACTCAGTGCGCTCGTGCGCAACTCGGCGGCGCAGGGCGCGATCGACGAGATGACCGCCGAGCTGGTGGGCCGCAGCCTCGAGTTCGGCGAACTCACCGCGGAGGAGCTCATGACGCCGCGGCAGCGGATCCACTCGCTGGACGCGGACGACACCGTCGCCGACCTGGTGGCGCTGTCGATCGAGTCCGGTCACTCCCGCTTCCCCGTGGTCCGCGGCGACCTGGACGACACGATCGGGCTGGTGCACGTGAAGCAGGCGCTGACGGTGCCGGCGGACCGTCGCGCGACGGTGGCGGTGTCGGACATCGCCACCGCGGCCCCCGTCGTGCCCGCCACGCTCGACGGGGACGCGTTGATGGAGCAGCTACGCGCCAACGGCCTGCAGATGGCCCTCGTCGTCGACGAGTACGGCGGGTCCGCCGGGATCGTCACCGTCGAGGACCTGATCGAGGAGATCGTGGGCGACGTGCGCGATGAGCACGACGCGAACGAACCCGTCGACGTGCAGCGCACGGACGACGGCTACCTGTGCTCGGGACTGCTCCGCGTGGACGAGCTCGAACGGGACACCGGCTACCGCGCCCCGGAGGGCGACTACGACACCCTCGGCGGGCTCGTCATGTTCCTGCTCGGCCGGGTGCCGGCGGTCGGCGACCGCGTCGCGCTGCCGCACCACCCGTCCGTCGAGGACGACGACGTCGCGCCGCCGCAGTGGTCGGCACGGGTCGCGCGGATGGACGGCCGGCGTGTCGACCTGGTGGAGCTGACTCATGAGTGA
- a CDS encoding GuaB1 family IMP dehydrogenase-related protein, with translation MQFLPDSRPQYDLTYDDVFLVPNRSDVTSRFDVDLSSVDGTGTTIPLVVANMTAVAGRRMAETVARRGGIVVLPQDLPLTAAADTISYVKSRDLVADTPVTLGADDSVSDAVALLPKRAHGAVVIVDAENRPVGLVTAGACEGVDRFARLRDVMTTSFVCAAAGTAPEAVFDMLDKDHSDLAVLIDGDDRLHGVLTRTATVRAGIYTPAVDAAGKLRIAAAVGINGDVAAKARALAEAGADVLVVDTAHGHQAKMFDALEAVAALDLGLPLAAGNVVSAAGARDLVNAGATIVKVGVGPGAMCTTRMMTGVGRPQFSAVLDCAAAARELGAHVWADGGVRHPRDVALALAAGASNVMVGSWFAGTYESPGDMKYATDGSAYKESFGMASKRAVAARTAGEGAFDRARKSLFEEGISSSRIRVDPEAPSVEDLLDRITSGVRSSFTYAGARTVPEFHAKATVGVQSAAGFAEGRPLPGGW, from the coding sequence GTGCAGTTCCTTCCTGATAGCCGCCCGCAGTACGACCTGACCTACGACGACGTCTTCCTCGTCCCGAACCGGTCGGACGTGACCTCCCGATTCGACGTGGACCTCTCGTCGGTCGACGGGACCGGCACCACCATCCCCCTCGTCGTCGCCAACATGACGGCGGTCGCCGGCCGTCGCATGGCGGAGACGGTCGCGCGCCGCGGCGGCATCGTCGTGCTCCCCCAGGATCTGCCGCTGACCGCGGCCGCCGACACCATCTCGTACGTCAAGAGCCGTGACCTGGTCGCGGACACGCCCGTCACCCTCGGCGCCGACGACTCCGTGAGCGACGCCGTCGCGCTGCTGCCCAAGCGCGCGCACGGAGCCGTCGTGATCGTCGACGCGGAGAACCGCCCCGTCGGGCTGGTCACCGCCGGTGCGTGCGAGGGCGTCGACCGCTTCGCCCGCCTGCGCGACGTCATGACCACGTCGTTCGTGTGCGCCGCAGCGGGCACCGCGCCCGAGGCCGTCTTCGACATGCTGGACAAGGACCACTCGGATCTGGCGGTCCTCATCGATGGCGACGACCGCCTGCACGGCGTGCTCACCCGCACGGCGACCGTGCGCGCCGGCATCTACACCCCGGCCGTCGACGCCGCGGGCAAGCTCCGGATCGCCGCTGCCGTCGGCATCAACGGCGACGTGGCCGCGAAGGCCCGCGCCCTCGCCGAGGCCGGGGCCGACGTGCTGGTCGTGGACACCGCGCACGGCCACCAGGCCAAGATGTTCGATGCGCTCGAGGCCGTCGCGGCGCTGGACCTCGGCCTGCCGCTGGCAGCGGGCAACGTGGTCTCCGCAGCCGGTGCGCGCGACCTGGTCAACGCCGGCGCCACCATCGTCAAGGTCGGCGTGGGCCCCGGCGCGATGTGCACCACGCGCATGATGACGGGCGTCGGCCGGCCCCAGTTCAGCGCGGTGCTCGACTGCGCCGCCGCCGCCCGCGAGCTGGGCGCCCACGTGTGGGCCGACGGCGGCGTGCGCCACCCGCGCGACGTCGCGCTGGCACTCGCCGCCGGTGCGTCGAACGTCATGGTGGGTTCCTGGTTCGCCGGCACCTACGAGTCCCCCGGTGACATGAAGTACGCCACCGACGGTTCCGCCTACAAGGAGAGCTTCGGCATGGCGTCCAAGCGGGCCGTGGCCGCGCGCACCGCCGGCGAGGGCGCCTTCGACCGGGCCCGCAAGTCACTGTTCGAGGAGGGCATCTCCAGCTCGCGGATCCGCGTCGATCCCGAGGCGCCCAGCGTCGAGGACCTCCTCGACCGCATCACCTCGGGCGTCCGGAGTTCCTTCACCTACGCGGGTGCCCGCACCGTGCCGGAGTTCCACGCGAAGGCCACCGTCGGCGTGCAGAGCGCAGCGGGCTTCGCCGAGGGGCGGCCGCTCCCCGGGGGCTGGTGA
- a CDS encoding TM2 domain-containing protein — MTDPQQPYGQPYDPYAKQGYDPQPYQQPYGQPQPYQSYGQQPGYGQQPYGQQPAGQPGYPYGPPFGPDPSAPYGRDPQTGEPYSDKSKLAAGLLQIFLGQFGIGRFYLGHTSIAVTQLVLTLIGYVLAIVIVGVFIVIGVGIWALVDGIMILTGSVRDPQGRPLRP, encoded by the coding sequence ATGACCGATCCGCAGCAGCCGTACGGGCAGCCCTACGACCCGTACGCGAAGCAGGGCTACGACCCGCAGCCGTACCAGCAGCCCTACGGTCAGCCGCAGCCGTACCAGTCCTACGGTCAGCAGCCCGGGTACGGCCAGCAACCCTACGGCCAGCAGCCCGCCGGGCAGCCCGGGTATCCGTACGGGCCGCCCTTCGGGCCGGATCCGTCCGCGCCGTACGGTCGCGACCCGCAGACCGGCGAGCCCTACTCGGACAAGTCGAAGCTCGCCGCGGGCCTCCTGCAGATCTTCCTCGGCCAATTCGGCATCGGCCGGTTCTACCTGGGGCACACCTCGATCGCCGTGACCCAGCTGGTGCTGACACTGATCGGCTACGTTCTCGCGATCGTGATCGTGGGCGTCTTCATCGTGATCGGCGTCGGCATCTGGGCGCTCGTCGACGGGATCATGATCCTCACCGGCAGCGTCCGCGATCCGCAGGGCCGCCCGCTGCGCCCCTGA
- a CDS encoding M56 family metallopeptidase: protein MAAFIFGALALLLAGPVPAWLSRAAWPLRAPRAALVLWQAIALAAVLSAFSAGLVIASRLLVPGADGRPTTNPIDEIRQLGLVPWIVAVVAFALTLLIGARLITSTVRLAIRTRRRRARHRTVVDILSQAVDGDHPVSAADLRVLGVDQPLAYCLPGLRHRVVLSVGTINQLSHEELTAVLAHERAHLRSRHDLVLEAFTAVHHAFPKVVRSSAALDSVKLLVELLADDEAVAAAGPVPLANALVTCAQSPAPRGALAVGATGTVVRVERLSMPPASNLFSASVYLLAGLILVVPTVAVAVPWLTELSRLLLH from the coding sequence ATGGCGGCCTTCATCTTCGGAGCGCTGGCCCTGCTACTCGCCGGGCCAGTGCCCGCCTGGCTCTCCCGCGCCGCCTGGCCGTTGCGCGCGCCCCGCGCAGCACTCGTGCTCTGGCAGGCGATCGCCCTGGCCGCGGTGCTCTCCGCCTTCAGCGCCGGCCTCGTGATCGCGAGCCGCCTGCTCGTTCCCGGTGCGGACGGCCGGCCCACCACGAATCCGATCGACGAGATCCGCCAGCTCGGGCTCGTCCCGTGGATCGTGGCCGTGGTCGCGTTCGCGCTGACCCTGCTCATCGGTGCCCGGCTCATCACCTCCACCGTCCGGCTCGCGATCCGCACCCGGCGGCGCCGCGCGCGCCATCGCACGGTCGTCGACATCCTGTCCCAGGCGGTCGACGGTGACCACCCCGTCTCCGCCGCCGATCTGCGCGTGCTCGGCGTCGACCAGCCGCTCGCCTACTGCCTTCCCGGGCTACGGCACCGGGTCGTACTCAGCGTCGGGACGATCAACCAGCTCAGCCACGAGGAACTCACGGCCGTGCTCGCCCACGAGCGCGCGCACCTGCGGTCCCGGCACGACCTGGTGCTCGAGGCGTTCACCGCCGTCCATCACGCCTTCCCGAAGGTCGTGCGCTCGTCCGCGGCGCTCGACTCCGTGAAACTGCTGGTCGAACTACTCGCCGACGACGAGGCCGTCGCCGCCGCCGGTCCGGTCCCCCTCGCCAACGCCCTCGTCACGTGTGCGCAGAGCCCCGCGCCGCGCGGCGCCCTCGCAGTCGGCGCGACGGGCACCGTCGTACGGGTCGAGCGGCTGTCGATGCCGCCGGCCAGCAACCTGTTCAGCGCGTCCGTGTACCTCCTCGCCGGCCTGATCCTCGTGGTGCCGACCGTCGCCGTGGCCGTACCGTGGCTCACCGAGCTCTCCCGCCTCCTGCTGCACTGA
- a CDS encoding BlaI/MecI/CopY family transcriptional regulator: MAALGDLERAVMDHLWASTEPQTVRQVHESLAADRELAYTTVMTVLQRLAKKKLVSQIRTDRAHRYAASFGREELVADLMFDALAQAESSREAALVHFVERVGADEAQALRRALAKLEAGEAARRAEP; encoded by the coding sequence ATGGCGGCATTGGGAGATCTCGAACGCGCGGTCATGGACCACCTGTGGGCGTCCACTGAACCGCAGACCGTGCGACAGGTGCACGAGTCGCTCGCCGCTGACCGCGAGCTGGCGTACACGACGGTGATGACGGTCCTGCAGCGGCTCGCGAAGAAGAAGCTCGTCAGCCAGATCCGCACCGACCGTGCGCATCGCTACGCCGCGAGCTTCGGTCGCGAGGAGCTCGTGGCCGACCTGATGTTCGACGCGCTGGCACAGGCCGAGAGTTCGCGCGAGGCCGCACTGGTGCACTTCGTGGAGCGCGTGGGCGCCGACGAGGCGCAGGCCCTGCGGCGCGCCCTCGCCAAGCTCGAGGCCGGCGAAGCAGCTCGTCGCGCCGAGCCCTGA
- a CDS encoding PspC domain-containing protein, with the protein MTENSPFTQNPYTPAPQKRFARDLQNNWIGGVCAGIARYFGIDATLVRVLFVVSCLLPGPQFLLYLLLWLVMPKD; encoded by the coding sequence ATGACCGAGAACTCGCCCTTCACCCAGAATCCGTACACCCCCGCACCGCAGAAGCGTTTCGCCCGCGACCTCCAGAACAACTGGATCGGCGGCGTGTGCGCGGGCATCGCCCGCTACTTCGGCATCGACGCAACGCTCGTGCGCGTGCTCTTCGTGGTGTCCTGCCTGCTACCCGGCCCGCAGTTCCTGCTGTACCTGCTGCTGTGGCTCGTGATGCCCAAGGACTGA
- a CDS encoding PaaI family thioesterase — MTQPTPGQQQAIDQIVAGGTAGFDKLLGLEYTAVTPDGVEATLTLRPELHQPFGITHGGVYCAIVESVASVSGVVWLGGTGHVVGVNNNTDFLRALSSGVLSIRSTPIHRGRRQQLWLVEIDSEDGKAVARGQVRLQNIEA, encoded by the coding sequence ATGACGCAACCGACACCCGGACAGCAGCAGGCCATCGACCAGATCGTCGCCGGTGGCACCGCCGGATTCGACAAGCTCCTGGGCCTCGAGTACACGGCCGTCACACCCGACGGCGTGGAGGCCACCCTCACGCTGCGGCCGGAGCTGCACCAGCCCTTCGGCATCACCCACGGCGGCGTCTACTGCGCGATCGTCGAGTCCGTGGCCAGCGTCTCGGGTGTGGTGTGGCTCGGCGGTACCGGCCACGTCGTCGGCGTCAACAACAACACCGACTTCCTGCGCGCGCTCTCCAGTGGCGTGCTGTCCATCCGCTCCACCCCGATCCACCGCGGGCGCCGCCAGCAGTTGTGGCTCGTGGAGATCGATTCGGAGGACGGCAAGGCCGTCGCGCGCGGTCAGGTGCGGCTCCAGAACATCGAGGCCTGA
- a CDS encoding DUF2330 domain-containing protein, whose protein sequence is MAHYSESRGSRAIRRLLALSAALLVAVALPVAAPASHACACGAPAMPDGIDATATQELALLSWDGRTETIEMSLDLHSAGDHGALVVPTPAPATITSGSRTTFQELARTTAPRRETRRRIFGVPSLPLMSATPFGDGTPLVLARMRLGAVEAVTLQAGSTAGLQKWLRENGFTLRPEVAATLGGYVADGWSFTALRLVGEDLRGALQPLRMTFASTALVYPMRMSRAARTQQRVTLYFMGPHRVARTDADRSAQTERVDFAGRVRPQDPRLAELARGGDYLTALTYAADPARITRDFTFGRAPSDEPHQRVIVEYVSDGRSMMTTLAVITGAAAALGILTGLAARADRRRRRIRGEWR, encoded by the coding sequence ATGGCGCACTATTCTGAATCACGAGGGAGCCGAGCGATCCGCCGGCTCCTGGCGCTGAGCGCCGCCCTGCTCGTGGCGGTCGCGCTCCCCGTCGCGGCCCCCGCCTCGCACGCCTGCGCCTGCGGCGCGCCCGCGATGCCCGACGGGATCGACGCGACGGCGACGCAGGAGCTCGCGCTGCTCTCGTGGGACGGCCGGACCGAGACCATCGAGATGTCCCTCGACCTGCATTCCGCCGGTGACCACGGGGCGCTGGTCGTGCCGACGCCGGCACCCGCGACGATCACCTCCGGGTCCCGAACGACGTTCCAGGAGCTCGCGCGGACCACGGCCCCACGTCGGGAGACCCGGCGGCGGATCTTCGGCGTCCCGAGCCTGCCCCTGATGTCCGCCACCCCGTTCGGGGACGGCACGCCGCTCGTGCTCGCACGCATGCGACTCGGCGCCGTGGAGGCCGTCACCCTCCAGGCCGGCAGTACCGCGGGGCTGCAGAAGTGGTTGCGCGAGAACGGCTTCACGCTCCGCCCGGAGGTCGCTGCCACCTTGGGCGGCTACGTGGCGGACGGCTGGTCGTTCACCGCCCTGCGCCTCGTGGGCGAGGACCTGCGCGGCGCGCTGCAACCGCTCCGGATGACGTTCGCCAGCACCGCCCTCGTGTATCCGATGCGCATGTCGCGGGCCGCCAGGACGCAACAACGGGTCACGCTGTATTTCATGGGGCCGCACCGCGTGGCCCGGACGGACGCCGACCGATCGGCCCAGACCGAGCGTGTCGACTTCGCCGGCCGCGTGCGCCCGCAGGACCCGCGCCTGGCGGAGCTCGCCCGCGGCGGCGACTACCTGACCGCCCTGACGTACGCGGCCGATCCGGCGCGGATCACCCGCGACTTCACCTTCGGCCGCGCGCCCTCGGACGAGCCGCATCAGCGGGTGATCGTCGAGTACGTCTCCGACGGCAGGTCCATGATGACGACCCTCGCGGTCATCACCGGTGCCGCGGCCGCCCTGGGGATCCTGACGGGCCTGGCGGCACGGGCGGACCGCCGCCGGCGGCGGATCCGCGGCGAGTGGCGATAG
- a CDS encoding NAD(P)/FAD-dependent oxidoreductase, with protein sequence MSEAAHRHKVVVIGSGFGGLFGTRALKRTDVDVTMIAKTTHHLFQPLLYQVATGILSEGEIAPATRMILRKQRNAEVLLGEVTDIDLENRTVTSHLLERTTVTPFDSLIVAAGADQSYFGNDQFAEFAPGMKTIDDALELRGRILGAFEQAELSHDHEERMRLLTFVVIGAGPTGVELAGQIAEMSDNTLKGAFRNIDPTEARVILLDAAPAVLPPMGEKLGTMARKRLEKMGVEIQLNAMVVDVDADGLVVKEKDGTERRIEAQCKVWSAGVAASKLGAILAEQSGAETDRAGRVRVLPDLTIPGNPNVFVVGDMMLVDGVPGMAQGAIQGATYAAKAIKAGLEGQSPADRKPFKYFDKGSMATVSRASAVAKVGKLEFGGFLAWLGWLALHLWYIVGYQNRVITLTSWAITFLTNKRGQMTITEQQVYARTALDALQTGAKKAIPPVHTSSPTKALPKSAPKPDVQAQAPGAPSAEKDKAEKAG encoded by the coding sequence ATGAGCGAGGCAGCGCACCGCCACAAGGTGGTCGTCATCGGATCGGGCTTCGGCGGCCTCTTCGGCACGCGCGCCCTCAAGCGCACGGACGTGGACGTGACGATGATCGCGAAGACGACCCACCACCTGTTCCAGCCGCTGCTGTACCAGGTCGCGACCGGCATCCTCTCCGAGGGCGAGATCGCCCCGGCCACCCGCATGATCCTGCGCAAGCAGCGCAACGCGGAGGTGCTGCTGGGCGAGGTCACCGACATCGACCTCGAGAACCGGACGGTCACGAGCCACCTGCTCGAGCGCACCACGGTCACGCCCTTCGACAGCCTCATCGTGGCGGCCGGCGCCGACCAGTCGTACTTCGGCAACGATCAGTTCGCCGAGTTCGCGCCCGGCATGAAGACCATCGACGACGCGCTCGAGCTGCGCGGCCGTATCCTCGGCGCCTTCGAGCAGGCCGAGCTGTCGCACGACCACGAGGAGCGCATGCGCCTGCTCACCTTCGTGGTGATCGGCGCCGGCCCCACCGGCGTCGAGCTGGCCGGTCAGATCGCCGAGATGTCGGACAACACGCTCAAGGGCGCGTTCCGCAACATCGACCCCACCGAGGCGCGCGTGATCCTCCTCGACGCCGCGCCCGCCGTGCTGCCGCCGATGGGCGAGAAGCTGGGCACCATGGCGCGCAAGCGACTCGAGAAGATGGGCGTCGAGATCCAGCTCAACGCGATGGTGGTCGACGTCGATGCCGACGGCCTCGTGGTGAAGGAGAAGGACGGCACCGAGCGGCGCATCGAGGCGCAGTGCAAGGTGTGGTCCGCCGGCGTCGCCGCGAGCAAGCTCGGCGCGATCCTGGCCGAGCAGTCCGGCGCGGAGACCGACCGCGCAGGCCGGGTCCGAGTGCTGCCCGACCTCACCATCCCGGGCAACCCGAACGTCTTCGTCGTCGGCGACATGATGCTGGTCGACGGTGTCCCGGGCATGGCGCAGGGCGCCATCCAGGGCGCGACGTACGCCGCGAAGGCGATCAAGGCCGGCCTCGAGGGCCAGTCCCCCGCCGATCGCAAGCCCTTCAAGTACTTCGACAAGGGTTCCATGGCGACCGTCTCGCGCGCCAGCGCCGTGGCGAAGGTCGGCAAGCTCGAGTTCGGCGGCTTCCTGGCGTGGCTCGGCTGGCTGGCCCTGCACCTCTGGTACATCGTGGGCTACCAGAACCGCGTGATCACGCTGACGTCGTGGGCGATCACCTTCCTCACCAACAAGCGCGGCCAGATGACGATCACCGAGCAGCAGGTGTACGCGCGCACCGCGCTCGACGCCCTGCAGACCGGCGCGAAGAAGGCGATCCCGCCGGTGCACACGAGCTCGCCGACGAAGGCGCTGCCGAAGTCCGCGCCGAAGCCGGACGTCCAGGCCCAGGCTCCGGGCGCGCCGTCGGCGGAGAAGGACAAGGCCGAGAAGGCGGGCTGA
- a CDS encoding CGNR zinc finger domain-containing protein, translated as MKFAHDTEPSLLMAADLVNTDHGDEERLGTVEALKEYLRRHEFTGWSSAAARDVAPIHELRTELARVFAAGHPDAVAGIVNEMLAATPQQPRLTRHGSWDWHLHFIDDDAPIPVRVRVECAMALVDLVRSGNVDRLKTCAADDCDRVLVDLSKNRSRRFCTEGNCGNRTHVAAYRERRATSSGMRRDEN; from the coding sequence ATGAAATTCGCACATGACACGGAGCCGTCCCTGCTCATGGCGGCCGATCTGGTCAACACCGACCACGGCGACGAGGAGCGCCTCGGCACCGTCGAAGCGCTCAAGGAGTACCTGCGCCGGCACGAGTTCACCGGATGGAGCAGCGCCGCGGCGCGGGACGTCGCCCCGATCCACGAACTGCGCACCGAGCTGGCGCGGGTCTTCGCCGCGGGGCACCCCGACGCCGTGGCCGGCATCGTGAACGAGATGCTCGCCGCCACGCCCCAGCAGCCGCGACTCACCCGGCACGGCAGCTGGGACTGGCATCTGCACTTCATCGACGACGACGCGCCCATCCCGGTGCGCGTGCGGGTGGAATGCGCGATGGCCCTGGTCGACCTGGTGCGCAGCGGCAACGTCGACCGGCTCAAGACCTGCGCCGCGGACGACTGTGACCGAGTTCTCGTGGACCTGTCGAAGAACCGTTCCCGTCGCTTCTGCACCGAGGGGAACTGCGGCAATCGGACACACGTCGCCGCCTACCGGGAGCGCCGGGCCACCAGTTCCGGTATGCGGCGCGACGAGAATTGA
- a CDS encoding EamA family transporter encodes MGRGIAIALLSGFAFAMSGPFGKPLLAAGWSPAGVVLVRIWIAAIVTLVPMLIVGRARLATLRRAPFTVLAYGLLAVIGVQLAYFNAIAHMSVTVALLIEFSAPLLVLVYLWARFGRRPTLRTTLGAALAVAGLVAVVGAASGGAVVTPVGLAWAFVSLVGLAAYFLLAEDGTRADDIDVAEAEGVEPAIDQLALAVGGLVVGAVVLSLTALAGLTPVRISTEPVVLGGLGTTPWWVPAVVIGAVATGLAYVAGILAINMVGPTLASFLGFSEVVASGVVAWVMLGEALTPVQIAGAVAIVVGVIAVKRGEQRGTQDGRRPVAPTNPHDGARTPPARTA; translated from the coding sequence ATGGGTCGGGGTATCGCAATCGCACTACTGTCGGGGTTCGCCTTCGCGATGTCCGGCCCGTTCGGTAAGCCGCTGCTCGCCGCGGGGTGGAGTCCGGCCGGGGTGGTGCTCGTGCGGATCTGGATCGCCGCGATCGTCACGCTCGTCCCGATGCTGATCGTCGGGCGGGCCCGCCTGGCGACGCTGCGGCGCGCGCCGTTCACGGTGCTGGCGTACGGCCTGCTCGCCGTGATCGGCGTGCAGCTCGCGTACTTCAACGCCATCGCCCACATGTCGGTCACGGTCGCGCTGCTCATCGAGTTCTCCGCACCCCTCCTGGTGCTCGTGTACCTGTGGGCGCGATTCGGGCGCCGCCCGACGCTGCGCACCACGCTCGGCGCGGCGCTGGCCGTCGCGGGCCTCGTCGCCGTCGTCGGCGCGGCCTCCGGCGGAGCCGTCGTCACGCCGGTGGGGCTGGCCTGGGCCTTCGTCTCGCTGGTCGGCCTCGCGGCGTACTTCCTGCTCGCCGAGGACGGCACCCGGGCGGACGACATCGACGTCGCGGAGGCCGAGGGCGTCGAGCCCGCGATCGACCAGCTCGCGCTGGCCGTCGGCGGACTCGTCGTCGGCGCCGTGGTGCTCTCGCTGACGGCGCTCGCCGGGCTCACCCCGGTGCGCATCTCCACCGAGCCCGTCGTGCTCGGCGGACTCGGCACGACCCCGTGGTGGGTGCCCGCCGTCGTGATCGGCGCCGTCGCCACCGGCCTGGCGTACGTCGCGGGCATTCTGGCCATCAACATGGTGGGCCCCACCCTGGCGTCGTTCCTCGGCTTCTCCGAGGTGGTCGCATCGGGTGTGGTCGCGTGGGTGATGCTGGGGGAGGCGCTCACCCCGGTGCAGATCGCCGGTGCGGTCGCGATCGTCGTGGGCGTGATCGCCGTCAAGCGGGGTGAGCAGCGTGGAACGCAGGACGGGCGGCGGCCCGTCGCGCCAACCAATCCGCACGATGGAGCTCGTACTCCACCCGCGCGTACGGCGTGA
- a CDS encoding GNAT family N-acetyltransferase, translated as MRGDLHMHIETARLHLSPATGTTGDADGRFHIVDRHSRRTLGRIALRASRHSRARGLELSYSVAHAHRRRGFCAEAAHAIVDHAFELGLTSRVYASTAWSNLASRRVLAGLGMHQLDIAMLDWESLQGEVDLGDEADADLTPYARVEYELHRADWLARRAAARPAFHAAHPA; from the coding sequence GTGAGGGGTGATTTGCACATGCACATCGAGACGGCGCGGCTGCACCTCTCCCCTGCGACCGGCACGACGGGCGACGCCGACGGCCGGTTCCACATCGTCGACCGGCACAGCAGGCGCACCCTCGGCCGGATCGCACTGCGCGCCTCCCGGCACAGTCGCGCCCGCGGACTCGAGCTGAGCTACTCGGTCGCACACGCGCACCGCCGGCGCGGATTCTGCGCCGAGGCGGCGCACGCGATCGTGGACCACGCCTTCGAACTCGGCCTCACGAGCCGCGTCTACGCGTCCACCGCGTGGTCGAACCTCGCGTCACGGCGGGTTCTCGCGGGACTCGGCATGCACCAGCTGGACATCGCGATGCTCGACTGGGAGTCCTTGCAGGGCGAGGTGGACCTCGGCGACGAGGCCGACGCCGATCTCACGCCGTACGCGCGGGTGGAGTACGAGCTCCATCGTGCGGATTGGTTGGCGCGACGGGCCGCCGCCCGTCCTGCGTTCCACGCTGCTCACCCCGCTTGA